Proteins from a genomic interval of Flammeovirgaceae bacterium SG7u.111:
- a CDS encoding endonuclease/exonuclease/phosphatase family protein, protein MKIMCLNGWGGKLYDKLLPYLTKENPDILCLQEVVHTPESEKDWLIYKDGNHILSQRANFFRDVQTALPEHIGSFCPASQGVLWDEDTKIPSQWGLATFVRNSYPIIGQLQGFVHKSYSPYDYGEHPRSRSAHAVKVFDYKTNRPIVVAHMHGLRDLNGKMDTPERAIQAQKLLSLANGLIENNENLIVCGDFNVEPNSETLKILSESGLTELVTTRTTKGTRNSHYKKESKFADYMLVNDQIDVLNFKVVFEPEVSDHCPLILTI, encoded by the coding sequence ATGAAGATAATGTGTTTAAATGGATGGGGAGGAAAACTTTATGACAAATTACTTCCATATTTAACAAAAGAAAATCCAGACATTCTTTGCTTGCAAGAAGTTGTACATACACCTGAATCTGAAAAAGACTGGCTTATATACAAAGATGGAAATCACATTCTTTCGCAAAGAGCAAACTTTTTTCGAGATGTCCAAACGGCATTACCTGAACACATTGGATCTTTTTGTCCAGCTTCTCAAGGAGTACTTTGGGATGAAGACACTAAAATTCCATCACAATGGGGATTAGCAACATTTGTGAGGAATTCCTATCCAATAATCGGACAGTTACAAGGTTTTGTGCATAAATCTTATTCGCCTTATGATTATGGAGAACATCCTCGTTCTCGAAGTGCACACGCTGTTAAAGTATTTGATTATAAAACAAATAGACCAATTGTTGTTGCTCATATGCACGGATTAAGAGATTTGAACGGAAAAATGGACACACCTGAAAGAGCAATTCAAGCACAAAAATTGTTATCTCTTGCAAATGGATTGATTGAAAACAATGAAAATCTTATAGTCTGCGGAGATTTTAATGTAGAACCAAATAGTGAGACACTGAAAATTTTGTCAGAATCTGGACTTACTGAGTTAGTTACCACACGAACAACAAAAGGAACTCGAAATTCCCATTATAAAAAGGAAAGTAAATTCGCGGATTATATGTTAGTAAACGACCAAATCGACGTTTTGAATTTTAAGGTTGTTTTTGAACCAGAGGTTTCTGACCATTGCCCTTTAATTCTGACAATCTAA
- a CDS encoding MFS transporter: MKTLFKNYINTFKGLSTEVWWLALITLINRAGTMVIPFLSLYLKEGLGFTMNDVGWVMSAFGLGSVAGSWLGGKLTDKVGYYKVMVGSLFASGVLFVALQFANSFATVCLGIFVVMLAADAFRPAIFVALNAYSKPGNSIRSLTLIRLAINLGFSAGPAIGGLIVTGLSYAGLFWVDGVTCILAAFLMVQVLNPKKVKVMETVVNSNPVSPYKDKAYLIFLVAMTLFGFVFLQYFSTITIYYKDIHALSEFQIGLILGLNGFLIFVFEMPLIKWLETTSFSKLGVVFFGAVLTGLSLFVLNLTGWSGVLVIGMLLMTFGEMVAFPYSNAFATDRAKKGNQGEYMALYTISFSIAHVFSHNVGLQMTSRLGFDNTWYIITGIAAVCALLLFSLKRNLLRFKHS, encoded by the coding sequence ATGAAAACGCTATTCAAAAATTACATAAACACGTTTAAGGGGCTTTCTACGGAAGTATGGTGGTTAGCATTGATTACGCTTATCAATAGAGCAGGCACCATGGTGATTCCCTTTCTTTCCTTGTACCTCAAAGAGGGATTGGGTTTTACCATGAACGATGTGGGCTGGGTGATGAGTGCCTTTGGCTTGGGCTCTGTTGCAGGTTCTTGGCTTGGTGGAAAACTCACAGATAAAGTGGGGTACTACAAGGTGATGGTGGGAAGCCTGTTTGCCAGCGGTGTCTTGTTCGTTGCCTTGCAGTTTGCCAATTCCTTTGCCACGGTTTGTCTAGGTATTTTTGTGGTGATGCTCGCAGCCGACGCTTTCAGACCTGCCATTTTCGTAGCACTGAATGCGTATAGCAAGCCCGGAAACAGCATTCGTTCGCTGACACTGATCAGGCTTGCCATCAACTTAGGTTTTTCGGCTGGTCCGGCTATTGGCGGACTTATAGTCACGGGTTTGAGCTATGCTGGTTTGTTTTGGGTAGATGGTGTCACCTGTATCCTCGCCGCTTTTTTGATGGTTCAGGTATTGAATCCGAAGAAGGTAAAAGTGATGGAAACTGTGGTGAACAGCAATCCGGTTTCGCCCTATAAGGACAAGGCTTACTTGATCTTTTTGGTGGCGATGACGCTGTTTGGATTTGTATTTTTGCAGTATTTTTCCACCATCACTATTTACTATAAAGACATACATGCGCTGAGTGAATTCCAGATTGGGCTTATCCTTGGCTTGAACGGGTTTCTTATTTTTGTATTCGAAATGCCGCTGATAAAATGGTTGGAAACAACAAGCTTTAGCAAGCTAGGAGTTGTTTTTTTCGGGGCAGTACTTACCGGCCTGAGCTTGTTTGTATTGAACCTAACCGGTTGGTCTGGCGTGCTGGTAATAGGTATGCTATTGATGACCTTTGGAGAGATGGTGGCTTTCCCCTATTCCAACGCCTTTGCCACAGACAGGGCTAAGAAAGGAAACCAAGGCGAGTACATGGCGCTGTACACCATTTCGTTTTCCATCGCTCATGTTTTCAGCCATAATGTTGGTTTGCAAATGACCAGCAGGCTTGGTTTTGACAATACGTGGTATATTATTACAGGCATTGCTGCAGTTTGTGCGCTGCTATTATTTAGTTTGAAAAGGAATTTGCTTAGGTTCAAACATTCATAG
- a CDS encoding serine hydrolase domain-containing protein → MTKIFLLSLIISLFSCKNNENIDTYLNDLHEKGQLNGNVLVTKDGKTLYEKSFGYTDGSKNTKLTMEYRFNIGSIYKEFPAVSIMQLQEKNLINLDDKISKYILELPNWSEEISVQNLLQYSSGLPTIGWDVYFSKGINVNDNDILEELKSIKNLEFEPGSDYLYSNSNPILLIKIVENITKTTFNRYLQENIFNVYGMENTIIKEQYPYKDRTLMAIPFNADFKEDDYKLSTKSLLFSSTARNMTNWFEGLGDFKVINKKSVKKLSEQAKKGDNIQSPLGYTVWENDKIIEHSHHGSTASYECVARRFKQDRITIVVLTNQKHQNVFEISDKIYEIIKKDK, encoded by the coding sequence ATGACCAAAATCTTTCTGCTAAGCCTAATTATTTCTCTTTTTAGTTGCAAGAATAATGAGAATATCGATACTTATTTAAACGACCTTCATGAAAAAGGACAACTTAACGGAAATGTATTGGTAACGAAAGACGGAAAAACTCTCTACGAAAAGTCATTTGGTTATACAGATGGCTCAAAAAACACAAAATTGACTATGGAATATCGATTTAATATTGGTTCAATATACAAGGAATTTCCAGCAGTTTCAATAATGCAACTACAAGAGAAAAATCTAATAAATTTAGACGACAAAATTTCCAAATATATTCTTGAATTACCAAATTGGTCTGAAGAGATATCTGTTCAAAATTTATTACAATATTCAAGTGGATTGCCAACAATTGGTTGGGACGTTTATTTTAGCAAAGGAATTAATGTAAATGATAATGATATACTAGAAGAGCTGAAATCTATTAAAAACCTTGAATTTGAGCCAGGTTCAGATTATTTATATTCAAATAGTAATCCCATTTTGTTGATTAAAATAGTGGAGAACATAACCAAAACCACGTTTAATAGATATTTGCAAGAAAATATATTCAATGTTTATGGGATGGAAAATACAATCATCAAAGAACAATATCCATATAAGGATAGAACATTAATGGCAATTCCTTTCAATGCAGATTTTAAAGAAGATGATTACAAACTATCAACAAAAAGTCTTTTATTCAGTTCGACCGCCAGAAATATGACAAATTGGTTTGAAGGATTGGGAGATTTTAAGGTTATCAATAAAAAATCTGTAAAAAAACTATCCGAACAAGCTAAAAAAGGTGATAATATTCAATCGCCTCTTGGATATACCGTATGGGAAAATGATAAGATTATCGAGCATTCTCATCACGGTTCAACTGCGAGTTACGAATGTGTTGCACGAAGATTTAAACAAGACAGAATTACCATTGTGGTCTTAACAAACCAAAAGCACCAAAATGTTTTTGAAATATCAGATAAGATTTATGAAATTATAAAAAAAGATAAATAA
- the ltrA gene encoding group II intron reverse transcriptase/maturase, with protein MIEKVLQARNLAKACRKVISNKGSAGIDFMDTDGLKSFVDGNRSVIALDILNRKYVPTAIKGVEIPKSNGKTRLLGVPTVVDRWLQQAVSQQLAAKFELEFEGESYGFRPQKNTQKAVRQSLRHINDGYQDIVDIDLKGFFDEVQHYKLLQLIYEKVKCPTTLWLIRKWLRAPIQINGKLHKRRKGVPQDSPLSPLLSNIMLDQLDKYLKNEGCRFVRYADDFSIYTKSKAAAKKTGNKVFLYLKDKLDLPVNLEKSGIRRPVGFEVLGHGFTPTYKKGEKGKYQLVVKEGSWKSLKRKLKFITKKTLPYSLEERNRRLNEVSRGWINNFRLGSIYTKLKKLDEWLRNRLRYCIWHDWKKLERKRKNLIRLGVEQGMAYAWSRTRMGGWAVAQSPILRTTITEVRLKKRGYMSMTDYYQKVKV; from the coding sequence ATGATAGAAAAAGTACTACAAGCGAGAAACCTGGCCAAAGCTTGTCGCAAAGTGATAAGCAACAAAGGTTCGGCAGGAATTGATTTTATGGATACAGACGGACTAAAGTCATTCGTTGATGGAAACCGCTCTGTAATCGCACTTGATATTCTCAACCGTAAGTATGTACCGACTGCTATCAAAGGAGTAGAGATCCCTAAATCAAACGGGAAAACAAGATTGCTAGGAGTTCCAACTGTGGTGGATAGATGGCTTCAACAAGCGGTAAGCCAACAATTAGCAGCCAAATTCGAACTAGAGTTTGAAGGCGAAAGCTATGGTTTCAGGCCGCAGAAGAACACCCAAAAGGCTGTACGACAAAGCTTGAGACACATCAACGATGGCTATCAAGATATTGTAGATATCGACTTGAAAGGGTTCTTCGATGAAGTGCAACACTACAAACTCCTGCAACTGATCTACGAAAAGGTAAAGTGCCCCACAACCTTGTGGCTCATCCGAAAATGGCTACGTGCCCCAATCCAGATCAACGGAAAGTTGCACAAACGTCGCAAAGGAGTGCCACAAGACTCACCTTTGAGTCCGTTGCTGTCGAACATAATGCTCGACCAACTGGATAAATACCTCAAAAATGAAGGTTGTAGATTCGTACGCTATGCCGACGACTTTAGTATTTATACTAAGTCGAAAGCAGCAGCCAAGAAGACTGGGAACAAGGTTTTTCTTTACTTAAAAGACAAGCTAGACTTACCGGTCAATCTTGAAAAGAGCGGAATCCGCAGGCCAGTAGGTTTTGAAGTGCTAGGCCATGGTTTTACACCGACCTATAAGAAGGGGGAAAAAGGCAAGTACCAACTCGTAGTAAAGGAAGGGAGTTGGAAATCCTTAAAACGAAAACTCAAGTTTATCACCAAGAAGACATTGCCCTACAGCCTTGAAGAACGAAACCGTAGACTCAACGAAGTTTCAAGAGGATGGATTAACAACTTCCGGCTCGGAAGCATTTACACCAAACTCAAAAAGCTAGACGAGTGGCTGCGGAACCGACTTCGGTATTGCATATGGCACGACTGGAAAAAGCTTGAGCGTAAACGTAAAAACCTCATTCGTTTAGGAGTGGAACAAGGTATGGCCTATGCTTGGAGTCGAACACGGATGGGAGGCTGGGCAGTTGCCCAAAGCCCTATTTTACGTACGACCATCACCGAGGTCCGCCTAAAGAAGAGAGGGTACATGAGTATGACTGACTACTACCAAAAAGTGAAGGTCTGA
- the thpR gene encoding RNA 2',3'-cyclic phosphodiesterase, with protein sequence MKKLFVGVAIEHDTENILSTFKLRHRQLNDVRWVPQENFHMTLCYIGHTTEEEEVKEKLEKIASQHKMFTLEYEGLEVVEKEGVTELVWARYGILSNFIELTNSLHEELLGEPPSREIVPHITLGRINAELNPSDFNLTYIANLPLFPVGRLTLWESEQIHGGVKYTPLAEFELDNDLR encoded by the coding sequence ATGAAAAAGCTTTTTGTAGGTGTGGCAATTGAACATGACACTGAAAATATTTTGAGCACATTTAAGCTTAGGCACAGACAGCTCAACGATGTGAGATGGGTTCCTCAAGAAAACTTTCACATGACTTTGTGCTACATTGGGCATACTACCGAAGAGGAAGAAGTGAAAGAAAAGCTGGAGAAGATAGCGAGCCAGCACAAGATGTTTACCTTAGAATATGAAGGACTAGAAGTAGTAGAAAAAGAGGGTGTTACTGAGTTGGTTTGGGCAAGATATGGTATCCTTTCCAACTTTATTGAGCTGACCAACAGCTTGCACGAAGAGTTGCTTGGCGAGCCTCCCTCTCGTGAGATTGTTCCCCACATCACCTTGGGCAGAATCAATGCAGAGCTCAATCCTTCTGATTTTAACCTAACCTACATCGCCAACCTTCCACTTTTCCCTGTAGGCAGGTTGACCCTATGGGAGTCGGAGCAGATACATGGTGGAGTGAAATACACCCCACTTGCGGAGTTTGAACTTGATAATGATTTAAGATAA
- a CDS encoding DUF4437 domain-containing protein has protein sequence MNLRLTQLSLGIIFLFLVSCNDNKRIKSESEINSLEQIENPTNKVVLSSEIKWEKLNPARGDQSPQAGTIWGDRKGDVATGFLAKFVDGFSSPPHIHNITYRAVVIKGSIHNDDPKAEKMWMKPGSFWTQPQGESHITAAKGEENIALVEIDNGPYLVKPIEESFDNGERPTNIDASNVVWLNSEKTNWVDSKSKAEISFLWDHNGSKGLFVKLPKTFIGTIQTDGTVLHSVVIQGVLNYTLPQNQETKVLDPGSSFSSNGKAIHTISNNSENDIIVYVRTNGNVKVE, from the coding sequence ATGAATTTAAGATTAACGCAATTATCACTCGGAATAATATTCTTGTTTTTAGTCTCATGTAATGATAATAAGAGAATAAAGAGTGAGTCCGAAATCAATAGTTTAGAACAGATTGAAAATCCAACTAACAAAGTTGTGTTAAGCTCGGAGATTAAATGGGAAAAATTAAATCCTGCAAGAGGGGATCAAAGCCCACAAGCTGGAACAATTTGGGGTGATAGAAAAGGTGATGTTGCGACTGGATTTCTTGCAAAATTTGTTGATGGGTTTTCTTCACCACCTCATATCCATAATATTACTTACAGAGCTGTTGTAATTAAGGGAAGTATACACAATGATGATCCAAAAGCAGAAAAAATGTGGATGAAACCAGGTAGTTTCTGGACACAACCACAAGGAGAATCACATATTACTGCTGCTAAAGGTGAAGAAAATATTGCGTTAGTAGAGATAGACAATGGTCCTTATTTGGTTAAGCCAATTGAGGAATCATTTGACAATGGCGAACGGCCTACAAACATAGATGCTTCCAATGTAGTATGGTTAAACAGTGAAAAGACAAACTGGGTTGATTCTAAAAGTAAAGCAGAAATAAGCTTTCTTTGGGATCATAATGGTTCGAAAGGACTTTTTGTAAAACTTCCAAAAACATTTATTGGTACAATACAAACAGATGGGACGGTTTTACATTCGGTTGTGATACAAGGAGTATTGAATTATACGCTACCTCAAAATCAAGAAACAAAAGTATTAGATCCAGGAAGTTCATTTAGCTCAAATGGCAAAGCTATTCATACAATTTCTAATAATTCAGAAAATGATATTATAGTATATGTGAGAACCAATGGGAATGTTAAAGTTGAATAA
- a CDS encoding FtsX-like permease family protein: MLKNYLKIAFRNIYKYKVYSIVNILGLSVGIAFFTLLLLIIRHEISYDVIHSKSSRIFRATKYIEKEGVGERSATLPFPFGTTLAREYPFYVEEVVRVFNFQIPYHSVQHGKKQFNEDKFYFVDESFFDVFDYPLAEGSPDSVLIQPLSVILSDEAAKRYFGEENPVGKRIRYEERIYLTVTGVFAPRDYASHFEFDFISPLSSLSELVDEDIVEDNWNWDPCWTYMVLAEDKSPEDLEYMMNEMVDKFFPPSFKEYVDIYLQPLKEIHLYSDLDNELNVNGDVSYVYIFAIIALLILIIATINFTNLSSAKSALRAREIGIRQAIGATRLEILQQFFVEFLFISIIAVVLAFVIVETSLPQLGRLTGTPLDFTRINKTLMISTVLGSGFIIGALSSLVPAYYLSRYHPAEVLMGSILPGIKSKRFRGILVVIQFVITVFLLVTTLVSFKQFLFLRSASLGFNKENIVILPANNNIKFQYDSLKEMLLESPHIISVTAMEEVLGSGHRTNEYLPEECDCEDDWMFFSSLIVRQDFLETFEIKLLAGRSFSVDTRNDDYYAVIVNRKLVEFMGWESPEDAIGKVLHSRSGNERVIGVVEDFNFESLHNEVAPLVLDLASSKFKIFFTKYIAVKVEESSQKEALAHINYVWRQHLPKRSFEYFFLDNKLGKMYTKELTMGRITAYFAIVAIIIACLGLFGLSSFVVNMRRKEIAIRKAIGTTNWDIIILLSKEFFLLVTLALFISWPISYFVLQSWLESFPFHTSLDFEVYLVTGLIAFLTTATTISFHTIKAARKEPTKALQL, translated from the coding sequence TTGCTTAAGAATTACCTGAAAATAGCGTTCCGAAATATTTATAAATACAAGGTATATTCCATTGTGAATATCTTGGGGTTATCTGTGGGCATTGCTTTTTTTACCTTGTTGTTACTAATTATCAGGCACGAAATAAGTTACGATGTTATTCACTCAAAGTCGAGCAGGATTTTTAGGGCTACCAAGTACATAGAAAAAGAAGGGGTGGGGGAGCGCTCTGCCACATTGCCTTTTCCATTTGGAACTACGCTTGCCCGTGAGTATCCTTTCTATGTGGAAGAAGTCGTTCGGGTTTTTAATTTCCAGATTCCCTACCACTCGGTGCAGCATGGGAAAAAGCAATTTAACGAGGACAAGTTTTACTTTGTAGATGAATCGTTTTTCGATGTATTTGACTACCCACTGGCCGAAGGTAGCCCAGATTCGGTACTGATTCAGCCCCTAAGCGTGATTTTGAGCGATGAGGCAGCCAAGCGCTACTTTGGAGAAGAAAACCCAGTTGGGAAAAGGATTCGCTACGAAGAACGCATATACCTAACCGTAACAGGCGTGTTTGCCCCTCGAGATTATGCTTCTCATTTTGAGTTTGATTTTATTTCCCCCCTTTCTAGCCTTTCTGAGCTAGTAGACGAAGACATTGTAGAAGACAACTGGAACTGGGATCCTTGTTGGACGTACATGGTCTTGGCCGAAGACAAATCGCCAGAGGACTTAGAATATATGATGAACGAGATGGTTGATAAGTTTTTCCCTCCCTCGTTCAAGGAATACGTCGATATTTACCTCCAGCCTCTAAAGGAAATCCATTTGTATTCGGACTTGGATAATGAGCTGAACGTAAATGGAGATGTGAGTTATGTCTATATTTTTGCCATCATTGCGTTGCTTATCTTGATCATTGCGACTATTAATTTCACGAACCTTTCTTCGGCTAAATCGGCACTGAGGGCGAGAGAAATTGGGATAAGGCAAGCCATTGGCGCAACTCGATTAGAAATTTTACAGCAGTTTTTTGTTGAATTTCTGTTCATCAGTATCATTGCTGTGGTGCTGGCTTTTGTGATAGTGGAAACTTCCCTTCCGCAGCTTGGTAGGTTAACGGGCACGCCCTTAGATTTTACCCGTATTAATAAGACCTTGATGATCTCAACGGTGCTGGGTTCTGGTTTTATAATTGGGGCACTTTCTAGCCTTGTGCCAGCTTACTATCTTTCTCGCTATCATCCTGCCGAAGTGCTCATGGGTTCTATTTTGCCAGGAATCAAGAGCAAGAGGTTTAGAGGGATTTTGGTCGTTATTCAGTTTGTGATTACTGTATTTTTATTAGTAACTACTTTGGTGAGTTTCAAGCAGTTTCTATTCTTACGGAGCGCTTCGTTGGGCTTCAATAAGGAAAATATCGTTATCCTTCCAGCTAATAATAATATAAAATTTCAGTACGACAGCTTAAAAGAAATGTTGTTGGAATCTCCGCATATCATCTCGGTGACGGCAATGGAAGAGGTGCTGGGAAGTGGGCACAGAACGAATGAATACCTTCCAGAAGAATGTGATTGCGAAGATGATTGGATGTTTTTCTCTTCACTCATAGTGCGGCAAGATTTTCTCGAAACCTTTGAAATAAAGCTGCTTGCAGGTAGGTCTTTTTCTGTAGATACGAGAAATGACGATTATTATGCGGTGATAGTGAATAGGAAGTTAGTGGAGTTTATGGGCTGGGAATCTCCCGAAGATGCCATAGGGAAAGTGCTGCATTCTCGATCTGGTAATGAACGGGTTATTGGAGTAGTTGAGGATTTTAACTTTGAATCTTTGCACAATGAAGTTGCTCCCCTAGTGTTGGATTTGGCCAGTAGCAAATTCAAGATTTTCTTTACCAAATACATTGCTGTAAAAGTAGAAGAAAGCAGCCAAAAGGAGGCTCTGGCACATATCAATTACGTATGGCGGCAGCATTTGCCCAAACGCTCGTTCGAGTATTTTTTCCTAGATAATAAGCTTGGGAAAATGTACACGAAAGAGCTGACTATGGGACGGATAACGGCATATTTTGCCATCGTGGCCATCATTATCGCTTGTTTGGGGCTGTTTGGCTTGTCTTCATTTGTGGTGAATATGCGGAGGAAGGAAATTGCCATCCGCAAAGCTATTGGCACTACCAACTGGGATATCATTATACTTCTTTCCAAAGAGTTCTTCTTGTTAGTTACCTTGGCATTGTTTATTTCTTGGCCTATTTCCTATTTTGTATTGCAGAGCTGGCTCGAAAGTTTCCCTTTCCACACCTCTCTCGATTTTGAAGTCTATCTTGTAACAGGGCTTATCGCTTTTCTCACCACCGCAACTACTATTAGCTTCCATACCATAAAAGCTGCTCGCAAAGAGCCTACAAAAGCCTTACAGTTGTAA
- a CDS encoding ABC transporter ATP-binding protein, which yields MIIQTLNVDKVYSNFDIETLALENINLNINEGEFISIMGPSGCGKSSLLNILGLLDVPSSGQIFFMGEEVSKASSTKRAYLRRHNIGFVFQNFNLIEELTIYENIELPLIYLKVPQQERREKVMELMEKLQIAHKRNYFPTQISGGQQQRVAVARAVVAQPKLILADEPTGNLDSARGQEVMEMLVKLNEMGTTVIMVTHSQNASEYSQRVVHLFDGKLVSENLNKITNKQFSE from the coding sequence ATGATCATCCAAACATTAAATGTAGATAAGGTATATTCAAATTTCGACATAGAGACGCTGGCATTAGAAAACATCAACCTCAATATCAACGAAGGCGAATTTATCAGTATAATGGGACCCTCGGGCTGTGGTAAGTCGTCCTTGCTCAATATCTTGGGCTTGTTGGATGTGCCGAGTAGTGGTCAGATTTTTTTTATGGGTGAGGAAGTTTCTAAAGCTTCGAGCACGAAGCGGGCATATTTGCGTAGGCACAACATTGGCTTCGTGTTCCAAAATTTTAATTTGATAGAAGAATTAACTATTTACGAAAATATAGAACTTCCTCTTATTTACCTCAAAGTTCCTCAGCAGGAAAGAAGAGAGAAGGTAATGGAGCTGATGGAAAAGCTTCAAATAGCTCATAAACGCAATTATTTCCCTACTCAAATCTCTGGCGGACAGCAGCAGCGCGTAGCGGTGGCTCGGGCTGTTGTAGCCCAACCAAAGCTGATCCTTGCCGATGAGCCCACGGGTAATTTGGATTCGGCCAGGGGGCAAGAAGTGATGGAAATGTTGGTGAAATTGAATGAAATGGGGACGACAGTGATTATGGTGACCCATTCGCAAAATGCTTCGGAATATAGCCAACGGGTCGTTCATTTGTTTGATGGAAAATTGGTTTCCGAAAACCTTAATAAAATTACCAATAAACAATTTTCAGAATAG
- a CDS encoding RidA family protein, which produces MNNKKYITKGEGLPNWSNPISHAVVVNNMCFVSGQLSVNIKGEYISGTILEEGNLAFSNFFSAIKNAEFEKEDIVFIDIAFDNLKDLPEINKLYMELFPENNRPARTIYQAEALPFGGKIKITGTAVKELV; this is translated from the coding sequence ATGAATAACAAAAAATATATAACAAAAGGCGAAGGACTTCCTAACTGGTCGAATCCTATTAGTCACGCAGTCGTTGTGAACAATATGTGTTTTGTGAGTGGTCAATTATCTGTAAATATTAAAGGTGAATATATTTCTGGAACAATACTAGAAGAAGGAAATTTAGCATTCTCTAATTTTTTTTCCGCTATAAAAAATGCTGAATTTGAGAAAGAAGATATTGTATTTATTGACATTGCTTTTGATAATCTAAAAGACTTACCTGAAATCAATAAATTGTATATGGAATTATTTCCTGAAAATAACCGACCTGCAAGAACAATATATCAAGCAGAAGCTTTGCCTTTTGGTGGTAAAATCAAGATAACTGGAACTGCTGTAAAAGAATTAGTCTGA
- a CDS encoding ThuA domain-containing protein: MKKLLIFSFILLLFAFHTPYSTNSSISILVVTGGQEFEKEPFFAMFDGFQSIKYETVVQPKANSLWGSKKIKDYDAIVFYDLSPKIENQYKKDFIKMLKKGKGVVFLHQSLQSYQNWGDYKFLIGGKYHKEPFFQFGKEVKSITKPNMKYKVQIVNPSHPITSGMEAFEMEGEMYGGCEILPNVTPLLLTMHPESMHYLGWTHEFGKSKIVYLQPGKDTSVFNNPNYKKILEQAIEWTASGN, encoded by the coding sequence ATGAAAAAGCTACTCATATTCTCTTTCATTCTCTTGTTATTTGCTTTCCATACACCCTATTCCACCAACAGTTCCATAAGTATATTGGTGGTAACAGGTGGGCAGGAATTTGAAAAAGAACCTTTCTTTGCCATGTTTGACGGTTTTCAGAGCATCAAATACGAAACGGTCGTCCAGCCTAAGGCCAACAGTCTCTGGGGCTCAAAAAAAATAAAAGACTACGATGCCATAGTGTTCTATGACCTTTCACCCAAAATAGAAAACCAGTACAAAAAAGACTTTATCAAAATGCTCAAAAAGGGTAAGGGTGTGGTCTTTTTGCACCAGTCGCTCCAATCTTACCAAAACTGGGGAGATTATAAGTTTTTGATAGGCGGAAAATACCACAAAGAGCCATTTTTCCAATTTGGCAAAGAGGTAAAGTCCATTACCAAGCCCAATATGAAATATAAGGTTCAGATAGTAAACCCAAGCCACCCTATCACCAGCGGCATGGAAGCCTTCGAAATGGAAGGCGAAATGTATGGCGGTTGCGAGATCTTACCCAATGTAACCCCGCTCTTGCTCACCATGCACCCCGAAAGCATGCACTACCTAGGCTGGACCCACGAGTTTGGGAAATCGAAAATCGTATACCTCCAACCAGGCAAAGACACCTCTGTATTCAATAATCCCAACTACAAGAAAATATTGGAACAAGCTATTGAATGGACTGCTAGCGGTAATTAA
- a CDS encoding DUF4240 domain-containing protein: MIKINKITLIGLMGLLSIIFGCKTVSNDKKKSDTVVEDFKKYRDKEKEDGFFIDFNESKFWEIIDYSKQKFPDNKDLQVDLLIDIIADREDEEIFRFNLYKDWVYYQAYTSDLWAIAYTATCGCSDDSFSDYRSWLITEGKDKYYKILKASPDDLVDSFETTKDINGRCEKFHSFSYYVYEKKYPESIDPGWDFDDKYSKFDKSELNFDFPKLEFNWEGIEDIKKLFPRFYKKYNNIC, encoded by the coding sequence ATGATAAAAATCAATAAAATAACACTAATTGGATTAATGGGACTATTATCAATTATATTCGGATGTAAAACTGTATCAAATGATAAAAAGAAAAGTGATACTGTTGTCGAAGATTTTAAGAAATACAGAGACAAGGAGAAAGAGGATGGATTTTTTATAGATTTTAATGAAAGTAAGTTTTGGGAGATTATTGATTATTCAAAACAAAAATTCCCAGATAATAAGGATTTACAGGTTGACCTCTTGATTGATATAATTGCTGATAGAGAGGATGAAGAAATATTTCGATTTAATTTATACAAAGATTGGGTTTATTATCAAGCTTATACTTCTGATTTGTGGGCTATTGCATACACAGCGACTTGTGGTTGTAGCGATGACAGTTTTAGCGACTATCGTTCTTGGTTGATTACTGAAGGAAAGGACAAATATTATAAAATACTTAAAGCAAGTCCAGATGACCTAGTAGATTCATTTGAGACAACAAAGGATATAAATGGAAGGTGTGAAAAGTTCCATTCTTTTAGCTACTATGTTTATGAGAAGAAATATCCTGAGAGTATTGACCCAGGCTGGGATTTTGATGATAAATATTCAAAGTTTGATAAATCAGAGTTAAATTTTGACTTTCCAAAATTAGAGTTTAATTGGGAAGGGATTGAGGACATAAAAAAACTATTCCCTAGATTCTACAAGAAATATAATAACATTTGCTAA